Proteins from a genomic interval of Sphingobacterium lactis:
- a CDS encoding TrkH family potassium uptake protein — protein MDSIFSFLKYLFRYKKGIVDQVVFYASLLSTIVMVLHVGYITNPEIADITQRIVVASYYGLFLFEIFRTVSSILVARRITMAHYSGVLVSAYFLLIFLSRHSGGLLSSFAKDEWLYLGIAIIFISELSKSSLFFDNFYFNPTILFVVSFLGLIVLGAFLLMLPRTTLEAPLSFVDAFFMATSAVCITGLSVTDISTNFSVFGQSVIMALIQVGGLGIMTFTGFFGYFFSGGFSFKNQLMFGEILGENKLNSVISTLLTIIFITLLFEFIGAILIFFSLEAKHFDSIGERIFFAAFHAISGFCNSGFTIVKDGINSDTYRFNYNFQLAVAAMFILGSFGFGTIFNLYTLVKERINALICKFIKKQNYRHKPQVFTFNSRFVVLCNVIVIILATVSYYFLEKDHSLMADKSAYGDWVTSIFMANSARSAGFNSVDINFVNIPTLIMIVTLMWIGVSPGSTGGGVKVTTIAIALMNIVALARGKESIEIFKRKIASESVNKAFAIILLSVLTITLSFILLNFADPEQQMIPLLFETVSAYTTCGLSLGITASLSATSKIILMFTMFVGRVGMLTLLVAFIKNTKNKSYIYPTEKILF, from the coding sequence ATGGATTCCATTTTTAGTTTTCTAAAATATCTCTTCCGATACAAAAAAGGAATTGTCGATCAGGTTGTTTTTTATGCCAGCCTGCTAAGTACCATTGTCATGGTGCTGCATGTTGGCTACATCACCAATCCGGAAATTGCCGACATCACCCAAAGAATCGTCGTCGCTTCCTATTATGGGTTGTTCCTGTTTGAGATCTTTCGGACGGTATCCTCGATTTTGGTGGCACGGCGGATCACTATGGCCCATTATTCGGGGGTACTGGTCAGCGCATATTTTCTCCTCATTTTCCTTTCCCGGCACAGCGGGGGGCTGCTATCCAGCTTTGCAAAGGATGAATGGCTCTATTTGGGTATTGCCATTATCTTTATTTCTGAGCTTTCCAAAAGCAGCTTATTCTTCGATAACTTTTATTTCAATCCTACCATTCTCTTTGTTGTCAGCTTTCTGGGGTTGATCGTCCTTGGAGCATTTCTGTTGATGCTGCCCCGGACAACCTTGGAAGCACCATTGAGCTTTGTGGATGCCTTTTTTATGGCCACCAGTGCCGTCTGTATCACAGGTCTTTCGGTAACGGACATATCCACGAATTTCTCGGTATTTGGCCAATCCGTGATCATGGCCCTTATCCAGGTCGGCGGACTCGGGATTATGACGTTTACCGGATTCTTTGGCTATTTCTTTTCCGGCGGATTTTCCTTTAAGAATCAGCTGATGTTCGGCGAGATTTTGGGCGAGAATAAATTGAATTCCGTGATATCAACGCTATTGACCATTATTTTCATTACCCTGCTTTTCGAATTTATAGGTGCAATCCTGATTTTCTTCTCCTTGGAGGCTAAGCATTTCGATTCTATTGGCGAGCGTATATTTTTCGCTGCTTTCCACGCGATTTCGGGATTCTGTAATTCCGGATTCACGATCGTTAAGGATGGTATCAATAGCGACACGTACCGGTTCAACTATAATTTCCAGTTGGCCGTAGCCGCGATGTTTATCCTGGGTAGCTTCGGTTTCGGAACAATCTTTAATTTATATACGCTGGTCAAGGAGCGGATCAATGCCCTGATCTGTAAGTTTATCAAAAAGCAAAATTATAGGCATAAACCTCAGGTTTTCACCTTCAATTCCCGATTTGTGGTATTGTGCAATGTTATCGTGATCATCTTGGCTACCGTATCGTATTATTTTCTGGAAAAGGACCATTCCCTAATGGCGGACAAATCGGCCTATGGAGATTGGGTTACTTCGATTTTTATGGCCAATTCGGCTCGATCTGCAGGATTCAATAGTGTTGATATCAATTTTGTGAACATTCCAACGTTGATCATGATCGTTACACTGATGTGGATCGGTGTATCTCCGGGATCGACGGGTGGTGGGGTCAAGGTCACTACCATTGCCATTGCGCTGATGAATATTGTGGCGCTTGCCCGTGGGAAGGAATCCATAGAGATATTTAAACGGAAGATCGCCTCTGAATCGGTGAATAAGGCCTTCGCCATTATTCTACTTTCAGTCCTGACGATTACACTCAGCTTTATCCTGCTGAACTTTGCCGATCCGGAGCAGCAGATGATTCCGTTGCTGTTCGAAACGGTATCGGCGTATACCACTTGTGGATTGTCGCTGGGCATTACTGCCTCGCTGTCGGCCACGAGTAAGATTATTTTGATGTTCACGATGTTTGTCGGACGAGTGGGCATGTTAACACTCTTGGTGGCATTTATCAAAAACACGAAAAACAAGAGTTATATTTATCCAACGGAAAAGATTTTGTTTTAA
- a CDS encoding potassium channel family protein: protein MKYIVLGLGHFGRSLAIHLTELGHEVIAADKNLAIVEQTKDRITHTVCLDSTDKDAVSSLPLRESNAVIVAIGEEEGASLLTVALLKQLKVKRIIGRVVSDLQKTVLEAMNIDEYIMPEEEAAERLAMRLDNIDIVDSFKVSDKYSIIETKVPTKYVGKTLKEADLTNKYKVIVLTTVHVESETQKDGSNRINKEASGIAKSDTLLQENDLLVLFGELSNIKDLIQKG, encoded by the coding sequence ATGAAGTATATTGTATTAGGTTTAGGGCATTTTGGGCGATCTTTGGCGATCCACCTGACAGAGTTGGGTCATGAGGTTATTGCGGCGGATAAGAATCTGGCAATTGTTGAACAGACCAAGGACAGGATTACCCACACGGTCTGCTTGGACAGCACGGATAAGGATGCGGTGAGCTCGTTGCCCCTTCGGGAAAGCAATGCGGTCATCGTGGCCATCGGCGAGGAAGAAGGCGCCAGCCTCTTGACGGTTGCTCTATTGAAACAGCTGAAAGTCAAGCGGATTATTGGTCGGGTCGTATCTGATCTTCAGAAAACGGTATTGGAGGCCATGAACATCGATGAGTACATCATGCCGGAGGAAGAAGCCGCTGAACGGTTGGCCATGCGCCTGGATAATATCGATATTGTCGATTCCTTTAAGGTTTCCGACAAATACTCCATCATTGAAACGAAAGTACCGACCAAATATGTGGGCAAAACCCTAAAAGAGGCAGATTTGACCAATAAATATAAAGTAATCGTGCTAACTACGGTCCACGTAGAAAGTGAAACCCAAAAGGACGGCTCCAACCGAATCAACAAAGAGGCCTCGGGAATCGCAAAATCCGATACCCTCCTGCAAGAAAATGACCTATTGGTTCTATTTGGCGAATTGTCCAATATCAAAGACCTAATCCAAAAGGGGTAA
- a CDS encoding YfhO family protein → MKNWFKENQNHLIIIGVFLLMVVLYFTPVWQGKTLLQSDVMQAKGSQKEIFEYREKDGKTPLWTNSMFGGMPTYQIWYDHANNITTHIGPTIRAVFPPPSDVLLLFLLGGYFLFSVLKLRPWVAALGAIALAFSSYNMIYVEAGHLNKAYAIAYMAPIIGAVILCYRGSKFWGPSLLALFLALEIRANHIQMTYYLFIALLILVGFELYYAIRDKKLNKFIQATGLQLIGVVVAVLVNASVLFPTYEYSKLTIRGKANIEKTDSDGKSSAGLEKEYAYAWSQGVGENITFLIPNAYGGRNTGVNLTEESNTVKSLTKLGMPESQAIQFANGALPSYWGEKSITSGPWYFGAGIMFLFVLALFVVKDRLKWWILSATILTIFLAFGKHLPFISDLFFDYFPMYNKFRAVESILVIPSVLIPLLAVMGLNEIITRGSEIPDLQKKVLYSGAGVAVVCLAIALMPNLLDLRNSQHQEFVAALQQNVGDATISNELVSALLKDRADMASKDAWRSFFIVALTFAFVWFFIKKKLNMAVMVGAIAVITLVDLWSVDKRYLNNESFVDKSIYEKPIPEREVDQLIHLDKDLSYRVLDLTTSPFNDASASYFHKSFGGYHAAKLMRFQEVLENQFNGNINEDVLDMMNVRYIITKDQSNNSDRISRRSSALGNAWFVNGVKFVNGNKAEMDALGTFDPRKEAIVNEGLKGEFGDKTIGQPTNAQIKLVSYHPDTLKYEYSAGNNVYAVFSEMFYDKGWKAYLDGEEVPIIRTNYLLRGLALPGGNHKVEFVFEPASMKISNMISLIASIVLVLGLGLAVWLSLKHRKERTAPQQPKTK, encoded by the coding sequence ATGAAAAATTGGTTTAAGGAAAATCAGAACCACCTGATCATTATTGGCGTTTTCTTGCTGATGGTGGTCCTTTATTTTACTCCGGTGTGGCAAGGCAAAACTTTGCTCCAAAGTGACGTGATGCAGGCCAAAGGTAGCCAAAAGGAAATCTTCGAATACAGAGAAAAGGATGGTAAGACCCCGTTATGGACAAATTCCATGTTCGGTGGGATGCCGACCTATCAAATATGGTACGACCATGCGAACAATATCACTACGCATATCGGACCAACCATCAGAGCGGTATTTCCGCCACCTTCCGATGTGCTTTTATTGTTCCTATTGGGCGGGTATTTCCTGTTTTCGGTATTAAAACTGCGGCCCTGGGTGGCTGCATTGGGGGCGATAGCACTCGCTTTCTCGTCGTACAACATGATTTACGTGGAGGCAGGACACCTCAATAAGGCCTATGCTATTGCCTATATGGCACCGATTATCGGTGCGGTTATCCTGTGTTACCGTGGCAGCAAGTTCTGGGGGCCATCTTTATTGGCGTTATTCCTGGCATTGGAAATCCGTGCAAACCACATCCAGATGACCTATTACCTATTCATTGCGCTCCTTATCTTGGTGGGTTTTGAATTGTACTATGCCATCCGTGATAAGAAATTGAATAAATTCATCCAGGCAACGGGATTGCAGCTGATCGGTGTGGTCGTGGCTGTTTTGGTGAATGCTTCGGTGTTGTTCCCTACCTATGAATACAGTAAGTTGACCATCCGTGGAAAGGCGAACATCGAAAAAACGGACAGCGATGGAAAAAGTTCCGCTGGTCTGGAAAAGGAATATGCCTATGCTTGGAGCCAAGGGGTGGGAGAGAACATCACCTTCCTGATCCCGAATGCGTATGGCGGTAGGAATACGGGCGTGAACTTAACGGAAGAATCCAATACGGTAAAATCCCTGACCAAATTGGGCATGCCTGAAAGCCAGGCCATCCAATTTGCAAACGGAGCATTGCCATCCTATTGGGGCGAGAAGTCCATTACTTCCGGGCCATGGTATTTTGGAGCCGGTATTATGTTCCTGTTCGTGCTTGCCCTGTTTGTTGTTAAGGATCGCCTGAAATGGTGGATTCTTTCCGCAACGATCCTGACAATTTTCTTGGCATTTGGTAAACACCTGCCCTTTATATCCGATCTATTCTTCGATTACTTCCCGATGTACAACAAGTTCAGGGCTGTAGAATCCATTCTGGTCATCCCTTCGGTCCTAATTCCGTTATTGGCGGTGATGGGCTTGAATGAGATCATCACGCGTGGAAGTGAAATCCCGGACCTGCAGAAGAAGGTATTATATTCCGGAGCCGGTGTTGCGGTTGTCTGTTTGGCGATCGCTCTGATGCCGAATCTATTGGATCTGCGCAATTCCCAACATCAGGAATTTGTGGCTGCTCTTCAGCAGAATGTGGGTGATGCGACCATTTCCAACGAGTTGGTGAGTGCATTATTGAAAGATCGTGCAGATATGGCCTCAAAGGATGCATGGCGTTCCTTCTTCATTGTGGCATTGACTTTTGCTTTTGTGTGGTTCTTCATCAAGAAGAAACTCAACATGGCAGTTATGGTTGGCGCAATTGCGGTGATTACTTTGGTAGATCTTTGGTCCGTAGATAAACGGTACTTAAACAACGAGTCCTTTGTCGATAAGAGCATCTATGAAAAACCTATTCCTGAACGTGAAGTCGATCAATTGATCCATTTGGACAAGGATCTTTCTTACCGCGTTCTTGATCTGACGACAAGTCCATTCAATGATGCCAGTGCGTCTTATTTCCATAAAAGCTTTGGTGGTTACCATGCAGCCAAGCTGATGCGTTTCCAGGAAGTTTTGGAAAATCAGTTCAACGGCAACATCAATGAGGATGTATTGGATATGATGAATGTTCGCTACATCATCACCAAGGATCAATCCAATAACTCCGATCGTATTTCCCGCCGCAGTTCGGCATTGGGTAATGCCTGGTTTGTCAATGGCGTAAAATTCGTCAATGGAAACAAGGCAGAGATGGATGCTTTGGGAACATTCGATCCACGGAAAGAAGCTATCGTTAATGAAGGCCTGAAAGGTGAGTTTGGTGACAAGACCATCGGTCAGCCGACCAATGCACAGATCAAATTGGTCAGCTACCACCCGGATACCTTAAAATATGAATACTCGGCAGGCAACAATGTCTATGCTGTATTTTCTGAAATGTTCTACGATAAAGGCTGGAAAGCATACCTGGATGGCGAGGAAGTGCCGATTATTCGCACGAACTATCTGTTGCGCGGATTGGCCCTGCCGGGAGGAAACCATAAGGTTGAATTCGTATTCGAACCGGCATCCATGAAAATAAGTAACATGATTTCCCTGATTGCTTCCATTGTCCTTGTGCTTGGCTTAGGCTTGGCTGTTTGGCTTTCCCTGAAACATCGGAAAGAACGGACTGCGCCTCAGCAACCCAAGACGAAATAA
- a CDS encoding ribonuclease HII: protein MEKAISLLSHYQEILVEAGCDEAGRGCLAGPVFAAAVIFPVGYCNPILNDSKKLSEQKRMELRPIIEREALAYAVASVSAEEIDKINIHKASYLAMHKALDALNIKPGYLLIDGNKFIPYQQVPYTCIVKGDGKYLSIAAASILAKTYRDEYMAGIANDFPDYDWLKNKGYPTIKHRQAVIQLGLTPHHRKTFRVSDPQLSLF, encoded by the coding sequence ATGGAAAAAGCGATTTCTTTGTTATCCCACTATCAGGAAATTCTTGTGGAGGCTGGATGTGATGAGGCAGGAAGAGGGTGCTTGGCGGGTCCTGTATTTGCTGCAGCGGTGATTTTTCCGGTTGGCTATTGCAACCCCATTTTGAATGACTCGAAGAAACTATCCGAACAGAAACGCATGGAATTACGCCCGATCATCGAGCGGGAGGCCTTGGCCTATGCCGTGGCAAGCGTATCGGCCGAAGAGATCGATAAAATCAACATCCATAAGGCGTCCTACCTTGCCATGCACAAGGCGCTCGATGCCCTGAATATCAAGCCAGGCTACCTCCTGATCGATGGCAATAAATTTATCCCCTATCAGCAGGTTCCCTATACCTGTATCGTAAAGGGTGATGGAAAATACCTATCCATTGCGGCGGCTTCCATCTTGGCGAAGACCTATCGGGATGAATATATGGCAGGGATTGCAAATGACTTCCCGGATTATGATTGGTTGAAAAACAAAGGATATCCAACGATTAAACATCGTCAAGCGGTTATCCAACTGGGCTTGACCCCACACCATAGAAAAACCTTCAGAGTTTCGGATCCACAACTATCCTTATTCTGA
- a CDS encoding DUF5958 family protein, producing the protein MKIEHEILVNKYGQGLVGTELLLNLFGSFDMDSQKVFLSEIQFLILQSKPKEKDIEPAIINSGLKSTYTPCVLLKKGVANHNLEKLVNLPENELTKAFLLLLSLFRIAYKRRFVVEKDNPDKWWYWDLSDETNINRIPQNR; encoded by the coding sequence ATGAAAATAGAACACGAAATATTAGTTAATAAATATGGACAGGGGCTTGTCGGTACAGAACTACTTTTAAATTTATTTGGAAGTTTTGATATGGATTCTCAGAAGGTGTTTTTAAGTGAAATACAATTTCTTATTCTTCAATCAAAACCGAAAGAAAAAGATATTGAACCAGCTATAATAAACAGTGGTCTGAAATCTACATACACACCTTGTGTATTACTCAAAAAGGGTGTTGCAAATCATAATTTAGAAAAACTTGTAAACCTGCCTGAAAATGAACTGACAAAAGCGTTTCTATTGCTTTTAAGTTTGTTTAGGATAGCTTATAAGAGAAGGTTTGTAGTAGAAAAAGACAACCCTGATAAATGGTGGTATTGGGATTTATCTGACGAAACAAATATTAACAGAATACCGCAAAATAGATAA